ACGTCATATCCCGCATCGACAAGTTGCCGCGCGATGGCAGCACCGATACCGCCGACTACGCCGGTCACAAGGGCGGTGCGGGTCATGGTGCGGTCTCCAGAAGCCGTGTCAGTTCGTGAAACGTTTCCTGAGACTGCGGGCGTTTGCCGTCCTCGATATCGTGGATCAGATCGACCAGGCGCGCGGTCAGCGGGGTCGGGATACCGTGGGTGCGCGCGATCTCGACCACCTTGCCGACTTGCGGGTCCACTTCGGTCCGGCGCTTGCGCACCGCAAGATCGCGGTAGATGCCGGTGTGGGTCTTGGCGGTCTTCGAATTGAACTCGGCCAAAGCGGCCAGCGATGCCCGCGCGTCTGCCTCCGTCGCTCCGGGCAGGAAGGCCGCAGGGTCGTACCCGTTGAACCCGCGCGGGGTGACCCCTTCGGCATGGGCCGTTGCCATCACCTCGCGCGCCAGCGCGATCAGCGCGGGCCCGCGGGCGGGGTCGGCGAAATTCTCGGTCATGCTGTCATGGGTGAGCGCCGTGGCAAAGAGCATCACGCCGTAGCCCATCTTGCCCCAGAGGTAGGCAAATATGTCCTCGGTCAGCACCGCGTCGGGTTCGTAGTGCTTCAGCAGGCTGTGCATCGCGCGGGTGCGCTCGCGCGAAGCGCCGTCGATTTCACCCACGACAACCGCGCCGCGATTGCCCAGAAGGATCTCACCCGGTGCGGTCCAGTCGGCCCCGAAGTTGACGAAAGCCCCCATCGTGCGATCCGCCCCGGCACGGGCGGCGATCGTGTGTTCGTTCAGCCCGTTCTGCGCCGACAGGACGTACCCGTCGGAAGCCAGATGCGGCAGCAGATCGTCCAGCGCGGCCTCCGTGGCCTGCGCCTTTACCGCAAGGATGATACGGCGGTAGGTGCCTTCAACCGCATCGGGGGTGACGCAGGGGACGACCTGGGTGAATTCCTCGACCGGGCCCGCGATATGCAGGCCGGTGGTCGAACAGGCCCGCGCGTGATCGGCCACGATATCGACCATCCGGACCGGCACACCGGCCCGCGCCATATAGGCCCCCAGCACACCGCCGATCGCACCAGCACCCCAGATCAGTACCTCTTCGCTCATCCCCAGGGTCCTTCCAGCGCTTCACGGGTCTCGGCCACGCCGATCTCCCAGATCTTCATCATCTCCTCGTCTGGACGCTGCCATGGGCCCCCGAAAGAGCCGTCGCCCAGCACCTCGCGGGTCGCGGCCGGCGCACTCGCTTTCATCGCGGCCATGTCGACGGGAGGCTTTTCGCCCTCGGGCGCGGGCGCATGGGCCAGCCGCGTCCAGGGATAGTTTTCCATCCAGTTGGCATGGCTGCCGGTCGGATCCGTTTCCAGCACAGCCGACATCGTGCGCGGCGCGCTCCACCAGTTGTGGAACTTGATCGACATGTCGGGGTGTTCGGCCATCAGCTCTTGCGCCAGCGCCCCCACGGGGTTGTTGCCGCCGTGGCCGTTGACGATCAGCACCCGCCGGAACCCCGCACGGCGCACCGACGCGATCACATCGCGCATCACCGCCAGCAATGTCTCTACCCGCAAGGAGATGGTGCCGGGGTAGGCGTTGAAATAGGGCGCAAGGCCGAAGGGCATTACGGGAAATACCGGTATGTCCAGCGGCGCTGCCGCCTCGACGCTGACCCGTTCGGCCAGAATCATGTCAACGCACAGCGACAGCTGCGCGTGTTGTTCGGTGGACCCGATCGGCACAACGCAGCGCGGATCACGCTTGGCCGCGCGCTCCACGTCCTGCCAGTTCATTTCGGCGATTTTCATGCGCTCGACTTTCTTGGTTTGGAACTTGTTTCGGGCAGGGGCAAATCGCCCGCCCAGTCTTGTGCGGCCATCACCACCTTCGACAGCAAGCCGCTGAGGATCTGCCGCTCGGCACTGTCGAGCGCGGCCAGCATGCGCTGCTCCTGCTGGGTAAAGACCTCGACCGTTTCGTCAAAGAGCGCCCAGCCCGAATCGCTGAGATGCAGCGCCTGGCTGCGCGCGCCGATGGCGGCCTCTCCGCGCCGTTCGATCAGGCCGAGCTTTTCGAGCCGTTTGATCGCCCGCGACAGCGTGTTCTTGGGGAAGCCCGAGGTGCGCGAGATATCGCGCGCCGTGCCGCCTTCGGACAGGGCCAGAGAATAGATGCAGACATATTCGGGACGGCTCAGCCCATAGGCCTCGCGCACCCAGTCGTACAGCGCGCCGTTATAGCACAGCCCGAGATAGTTCAGCCGGAACGAGATCGGGCAGGGATTTTTCCACAGCTTCGCGTCCAGCATCGGGCTGGGGGTGCCTGTCGCGTCGGACGCGATGGTGTCGCCCGGTGCGTGTTCCTGTTCTGCCGACATCTTGCGCGGCTCTCCCCTCGGGTGAATGAAAATTGAACAAAGTTCCAAATGGAAGTTGACACACACTGTAAACCGCAGCAATTTTGAAAAACAAGTTCCAAATGGAACCAATGAAAATAAATCTTTGTTGCTGCACTCATCCAAGGGGAGACTGAAAGTGAAGACCACAATGAATCTGAAAGGGCTGATGGCGGCGGGTGCCGTCTTTGCCCTGAGCGCGGGCGCCGTTGCGGCGCAAACGCTCACCGTGGGCGTCCGGGGTGGCCCGGAATCGCTGGATCCGCATTACTCGGCGCTGGGCAGCCACGCCGAAGCGGCCAAGCATATCTTCGACACGCTGGTATGGTCCGGCACCGACCTTCAGATCGAACCGGGTCTGGCGACCGAGTGGACCCCGATCGACGAGGACACCTGGGAATTCAAACTGCGCGAAGGCGTGAAATTCCACGACGGCAGCGACTTCACCGCCGAGGATGTGAAATTCTCGATCGAGCGTATTCCGGTCGTGTCCGGCCCCACAACCACGACGATCTACGTGCGCCGTGTGTCCGAGGTCGAGATCGTGGATGACTACACGCTCAACATCCACACCGACGGGCCAGCAGCCACGCTGCCCTATGACTTCGTGCGCCTGTTCATCGTCTCGTCCGAAGCGGCGGCCGATTATTCCACGCCAGAGACAGCCGCCGAGGGCTTCAACTCGGGTGCGGCGGCCATCGGCACCGGTCCTTACAAATACGTCAGCTGGGAGCCCAAGGGCGATCTGGTTCTCGAAGGCTTTGACGACTACTGGCGCGGGCCGGGCGCATGGGAAACGGTGATCCGCAAGGAAATCCCGAACGACAGCTCGCGTCTTGCGGCGCTGAAGGCGGGGCAGGTTGATCTGATCAACTATGTTTCCTCCGTCGACTATCTGGCACTTGAAAACGACGCCGATGTCGAAGCCGTGAAGGGCGATTCCGTCTATGTGATGAACCTGCAGCTCGACCAGCGCGAAGACACGCCCATGGTCTTTGCCAACGACGGCTCCAAGCTCGATGAAAACCCGCTGCGCAACCCGCTGGTGCGCGAGGCGATTGATCTGGCCATCGACCGTCAGACCATGGTCGACATCGTTCTGGAAGGTCTCGGCAAACCTGCCAACCAGATGATGCCTCCGGGCTTCTTCGGGTCTTCCGAGGATATTCCGATGCCCGAATACAACCCGGCAAAGGCCAAGGAACTGCTGGCCGAAGCGGGCTATCCCGACGGCTTCAAGATCGAGCTTTACTGCACGGCGGACCGTCTGCCGGGTGACGGCGCGATCTGTCAGGGGCTGGGCCAGATGTTCAGCCAGATCGGCATCACCACGGACGTGAACGCGATCAGCAAGACTGTCTACTTCCCCGCTCAGGCGCGGCTGGAATACTCGGTCTTTATGAATGGCTGGGGCACGCTGACGGGCGAGGCTTCCTATACGCTGGGCAGCCTTGCGCATTCCAACAACCCCGATGTCAAACTGGGTGCCTTCAACCGCATCGAGTACAAAAACGACAGGGTCGACGAACTGCTGCAGGCCGGTGCCACGATGCTGGACGCGGACGAACGTCGCGCGGCCTACGAGGAAGCGATGGAGCTGACGATGGCCGACAAGGTCTATATCTCGATCGTGCAGTTGCAGACCGTCTGGGGCGCGAAGGCCGACACGCTGGAGTTCGAACCGCGTTTCGACGAGGATACGCTTGCGTATTTCGTGAAGCCCGCGAACTGATACGACTTTCACGATGACGGGGCGGGCGGTGCCGATGCGCCGCCCGCTCCTTTCCAGATACCTCCCCCCTCAAAGGATCCCTCATGCTCGGCTTCGTCATCCAGCGGCTTTTGCAGGCTTTCGCGGTCATGGCCGTGATGTCGGTGATCGTCTTTTTCGGGGTCTATGCCATCGGCAACCCGGTCGATATCGTCATCCCGCCCGATGCCACGCAGGAAATCCGTGCCGAGGCGATCCGGCGTCTGGGGCTCGACCGCCCGGTGTGGGAGCAATACGGCATCTTCGTCGCCAATCTGGTGCAGGGCGATTTCGGACGCAGCTTTATCTACAACGAACCGGTGCTGAAGCTGATCGGCGGGCGTCTTCCCGCCACGCTGGAGCTGGTGCTGATCTCGGTCATTTCGGCCACGGTGCTGGGGGTCAGCCTTGGCGTCTACGCGGGCTATCGCCCCGACAGCTGGGTGTCCAAGACGATCATGGGCGTGTCGATCCTCGGGTTTTCGGTGCCGTCTTTCTGGGTCGGGTTGATCCTGATCCTGACTTTCGCCGTTTCGCTGGGCTGGCTGCCTGCGGGGGGGCGCGGCGACACGGTCGAGCTGTGGGGCATCCGCTGGTCGTTCCTGACCATCGACGGGCTGAGCCATATCGTGCTGCCTGCCGTCAATCTTGCCCTGTTCAAATTCGCCATGATGATCCGTCTGGCCCGTGCGGGCACGCGTGAAATCATGCTGACCGATACGG
Above is a genomic segment from Sulfitobacter sp. HNIBRBA3233 containing:
- a CDS encoding MarR family winged helix-turn-helix transcriptional regulator, with the protein product MSAEQEHAPGDTIASDATGTPSPMLDAKLWKNPCPISFRLNYLGLCYNGALYDWVREAYGLSRPEYVCIYSLALSEGGTARDISRTSGFPKNTLSRAIKRLEKLGLIERRGEAAIGARSQALHLSDSGWALFDETVEVFTQQEQRMLAALDSAERQILSGLLSKVVMAAQDWAGDLPLPETSSKPRKSSA
- a CDS encoding creatininase family protein codes for the protein MKIAEMNWQDVERAAKRDPRCVVPIGSTEQHAQLSLCVDMILAERVSVEAAAPLDIPVFPVMPFGLAPYFNAYPGTISLRVETLLAVMRDVIASVRRAGFRRVLIVNGHGGNNPVGALAQELMAEHPDMSIKFHNWWSAPRTMSAVLETDPTGSHANWMENYPWTRLAHAPAPEGEKPPVDMAAMKASAPAATREVLGDGSFGGPWQRPDEEMMKIWEIGVAETREALEGPWG
- a CDS encoding ABC transporter substrate-binding protein produces the protein MKTTMNLKGLMAAGAVFALSAGAVAAQTLTVGVRGGPESLDPHYSALGSHAEAAKHIFDTLVWSGTDLQIEPGLATEWTPIDEDTWEFKLREGVKFHDGSDFTAEDVKFSIERIPVVSGPTTTTIYVRRVSEVEIVDDYTLNIHTDGPAATLPYDFVRLFIVSSEAAADYSTPETAAEGFNSGAAAIGTGPYKYVSWEPKGDLVLEGFDDYWRGPGAWETVIRKEIPNDSSRLAALKAGQVDLINYVSSVDYLALENDADVEAVKGDSVYVMNLQLDQREDTPMVFANDGSKLDENPLRNPLVREAIDLAIDRQTMVDIVLEGLGKPANQMMPPGFFGSSEDIPMPEYNPAKAKELLAEAGYPDGFKIELYCTADRLPGDGAICQGLGQMFSQIGITTDVNAISKTVYFPAQARLEYSVFMNGWGTLTGEASYTLGSLAHSNNPDVKLGAFNRIEYKNDRVDELLQAGATMLDADERRAAYEEAMELTMADKVYISIVQLQTVWGAKADTLEFEPRFDEDTLAYFVKPAN
- a CDS encoding ketopantoate reductase family protein produces the protein MSEEVLIWGAGAIGGVLGAYMARAGVPVRMVDIVADHARACSTTGLHIAGPVEEFTQVVPCVTPDAVEGTYRRIILAVKAQATEAALDDLLPHLASDGYVLSAQNGLNEHTIAARAGADRTMGAFVNFGADWTAPGEILLGNRGAVVVGEIDGASRERTRAMHSLLKHYEPDAVLTEDIFAYLWGKMGYGVMLFATALTHDSMTENFADPARGPALIALAREVMATAHAEGVTPRGFNGYDPAAFLPGATEADARASLAALAEFNSKTAKTHTGIYRDLAVRKRRTEVDPQVGKVVEIARTHGIPTPLTARLVDLIHDIEDGKRPQSQETFHELTRLLETAP
- a CDS encoding ABC transporter permease: MLGFVIQRLLQAFAVMAVMSVIVFFGVYAIGNPVDIVIPPDATQEIRAEAIRRLGLDRPVWEQYGIFVANLVQGDFGRSFIYNEPVLKLIGGRLPATLELVLISVISATVLGVSLGVYAGYRPDSWVSKTIMGVSILGFSVPSFWVGLILILTFAVSLGWLPAGGRGDTVELWGIRWSFLTIDGLSHIVLPAVNLALFKFAMMIRLARAGTREIMLTDTVKFARAAGISERVILRRHLLKLISIPIITVFGLELGSTLAFAVVTETIFSWPGVGKLIIDSIAVLDRPVMVAYLILTALLFVTINFVVDLVFALIDPRLRTRAAS